One Palaemon carinicauda isolate YSFRI2023 chromosome 5, ASM3689809v2, whole genome shotgun sequence DNA window includes the following coding sequences:
- the LOC137640890 gene encoding uncharacterized protein has translation MNRQCLLENKTLDLQAAYDQAYSLDLAQCNASFYSHMPLHVGHTGTVVTSDHALITDDHVKSEPTSESCGVTARIPVLATTLSMKRKFFFCGGPYHIRAHCPARDSIYNKYGMRGPFAKTCMSKSAYGGKSTTATAFDPLQSSVLAANAGTSFRQRFYKAATSTTIKGRKLTALVDSCSDDSYIDGDVAWELKLPIHFTDKDVALAQKSLHTSSPGYVNIDLTLRLNGETYPSTRLAVMKDLCSGVLIGQDFQEQLQKVMIEYRVMKPALNSTYLVLTPTESDKKYTAFEANRRLYQFCRVPFGVTNGVAAFQRTMDKLVKEENLQGAFLYLDKITIAGYTQEQHEEALQAFELLKQELEGATPHSVDENLPFEVECDALEVAVSVVLNQNGRPGAFMSGLYKKGKFTITS, from the exons ATGAATCGGCAATgtcttcttgaaaataaaactctagacttacaggcagcttatgaccaggcttactctttagaTCTAGCCCAATGTAATGCTAGTTTTTACAGTCACATGCCTCTTCATGTTGGTCACACTGGTACTGTGGTTACATCGGATCATGCACTTATTacagatgatcatgtgaagagtgAACCAACGTCTGAGAGCTGTGGAGTAACTGCTAGAATTCCAGTATTAGCTactactctgtccatgaagagaaagtTCTTTTTTTGTGGAGGTCCCTATCATATTCGTGCACACTGTCCAGCTCGGGATTCAATTTACAATAAATATGGCATGAGGGGGCCCTTTGCAAAAACGTGCATGTCTAAATCTGcatatggaggtaaatctacaacagctacagCATTTGATCCCTTACAGTCATCTGTTCTTGCGgctaatgctggtacctcttttcGTCAGAGATTCTATAAGGCAGCTACCTCGacaacaattaaaggacggaagttgacagcccttgtcgactcatgcagtgatgacagttatatagatgGTGATGTAGCATGGGAATTGAAGCTACCAATACATTTCACTGATAAAGACGTTgctttagcacagaaatctttgcatacaaGCTCTCCAGGTTATGTCAATATAGACTTGACTCTTCGTCTCaatggagaaacttatccatccacacgactagcagtaatgaaggatttatgttcaggagtattgattggtcaggacttccaagagCAGCTTCAGAAAGTGATGATTGAATACCGCGTGATGAAACCAGCGCTCAACTCAACGTATCTGGTGCTAACCCCTACT GAATCAGACAagaagtatacagcttttgaagccaaccgacgcctgtaccagttctgtagagtacctttcggagttaccaatggagttgcagccttccaacgaactatggataagttggtgaaagaagaaaacttacaaggtgctttccTATATTTGGACAAAATCACTATTGCTGGATACACTCAAGAACAGC atgaagaagctttgcaggctttcgaactactcaaacaagaacttgaaggagcaacaccacactctgtggatgaaaatttgccttttgaggtcGAATGTGATGCCTTGGAAGTAGCAGTCTCAGTAGTACTTAACCAGAATGGCAGGCCTGGGGCCTTCATGTCTGGACTTTACAAGAAAGGGAAGTTCACTAtcacatcgtag